AGCCCAAGATCATATACCCCGACATCTACGAGCACCAGTCCTTTGCGTGGGATATGGAGGGTTTCTACTCCGTCAACACCACCTACTTCATTCCAACGGATGAGAAATGGCTGACGGCGCTGCTCAACTCAAAGGCGGTGGAGTGGTTCTATTCGCAGACCGCCAACCGCATTCGCGGCGGTTACTTGCGGGCCTTCTCTGACTACATCTCGCAGATCCCCATCCCCTCCGCGACACCCGCGCAGCAAGCCGCCCTCGCCGCCCTCGTCGGCCGCATCCTCGCGGCCAAGGTGGGGCAGGCATTCCTGCCTGCCGGTCGGCCATCGCCACACGCATCCTCTGACTCATCCCCATCGCAGACAGGAATGTCTACGCCACTCGCCATTTCCGCCCTCGAAGCCGAGATCGATCGGCTGGTTTACGGGCTCTACGGCCTTGCCGCGCCTGAAGTTGCGATTGTGGAGGGACAAGTTTCGTGAGCGTCTTTCCTCGTCTCTTTAAGTATCTTTCCCCTGATGGGATAGATCTGCTGGTTAACCGTCGCCTTAAGGTAACACCTTTGAGCGTGTTTAATGACGTCTTTGAGTTCCGACCTGTGATACAGGATCAGATTCAACCAGAACTAATTGAGTCGCTTGGCCAATCCGATAATATCCTCCGCGAAATATATAGAAAGGGCAAGTCAGATGGTGTTATTAATGGGTCATTCGCTCAGTTCGCAGCAGAGTATCAGCGATCTGTTGGGCAAAACAAGAGCGCCATTGCTGATGCTGCTACACAACTCATTCGCCGAGAGGTCGCCAAATGGCCTGACAAGCTCTGCATGCAATACGGAGTTGTTTGTTTGTCCGCCGTCAGGGACTGTGAACTAATGTGGGCACACTACGCGCAGTATCACCGAGGCTTGGTTGTTGAACTGGATATCTCAGGACTGCCTGATGTGGATCTTCGTCTTGTTCATTACAGTCAGGATCGGCCAACGCTCGACTTGAGTGTTGTCCAAGATGCCCAACTGGTGGCCGAAGCTGGAGATCGTTTGCTTTGGACAAAGAGCATCAAATGGAAATATGAACGGGAGTGGAGAGCCAAAATTCCAAAGCGGTGCTTGGAAACAGATGGTGCAGTCGATACGAGTTCAGTATACCTGCTGTTGCCTCCCGAAGCTATTCGAAGCGTGATTATTGGCATAAGAACGAACGAAGACTTACGTGACCGTGTGGTGAGAGCTATGGATACACCTGATCTGAAGCATGCCTCATGTCTTCAAGCGTGTATGCACGAGACCGATTTTAAGATCGTTATACACAAGCTAAAGCCCGGAGATAACTGATGAAACATGTGAGCCACCTGCAGGCCTCATTGCAGCCAACATCCGCATGCGGATGTTTCAATTGGCCTATGAAGCAACGATTGACGCAATCGTATTGACGTCCTATGTTCTGTTATGTCAAGAAGAAGGAAAACTTGAAGGAGCCGAGCCAAATGAAACAACGCAACCCGATCATTGCAATTTGTTACGACTTTGACGGCACATTATCCCCTGGTAATGTTCAGGAGTATGGATTCCTTCCCGGTCTAGGGGACAAAGCAAAGACTTTCTGGGCCGAGTCAAACGAACTCGCGAAAAAGGAAAATGCCGACCCCATCTTGACTTACATGTTATACATGATTCAGAAAGCGGCCGAAGCAGACATCGGAACAAGGAAGACCGACTTTGAAGGGTATGGCAAGACCGTTAAGTTTTTCGACGGCGTAAAGACGTGGTTTTCGCGAATCAAGAAATACGGCGCGAAACATGGTATAGCCATCGAACACTACATTGTTTCTTCAGGCTTGCGCGAAATGATTCAAGGAACCTCCATAGGCGATGAGTTCGAGAAAATATACGCATGCTTCTACATGTACGACAATAACGATGTCGCCAAATGGCCCGCTGTTGCCGTGAATTACACAACGAAAACTCAGTTTTTGTTCCGAATTAACAAAGGAATCGCGGACGACAGCGACAACAAGAAAATCAACAAGTTCATTCCCGAGCATAAGCGCCGTATCCCATTTGCCCAGATTATATACATTGGAGATGGCGAAACGGATGTTCCCTGCATGAAACTGGTTAAAGACAAAGGTGGTCATTCCATCGCCGTATATGACCCGCTCAAGCCTGACAAACAAAACGAAAGCGAGAAACTCCTCAGAGATAAACGTGTGAATTATGTTGCACCCGCTGATTACTCAAAGGGCAAGAGGCTTGATCTGTTGGTCTCTGCGATCATTGACAAGATTCTTGCGGACAGTACGTTATGCCGACTTGACGCACAAATTGAAGAACGCAATATGGGAAACCTCGATGCGGAGGTCAGCACTCCCGAATTACCGATATCAACAACAGAGCATAAATCATGATCATCGAGTCCAACTGCGGGGAATGCGACCACAACTATGCCCTTAGTGATACGGAAATCGCGATTGTGGAGAATTACTCATGACCGAACAGGCCAACCATCATACTGATTTACCGGCTGTCAAAAAACAACGCATTACCTTGGAAGACGGCGACAAGCTAGACCGGAAGCAGTCAATTGACATTCTGACCCGTTTGGTTAAAAGCGAACCAGGCCCTCTCGTCTTGTCCATCGATTCTGCTTGGGGCACAGGCAAGACCACCTTCATCGACATGTGGGAACATGAACTCACAAAGGTGCCCGATCCGTACCCGGTGATTCATATCAACACATGGGAGACGGATTACACCGATCAACCGTTTGCATCATTGATTGTATCGATCCGCAAGTATGTGGCCG
This Lentisphaerota bacterium DNA region includes the following protein-coding sequences:
- a CDS encoding DUF2971 domain-containing protein; the encoded protein is MSVFPRLFKYLSPDGIDLLVNRRLKVTPLSVFNDVFEFRPVIQDQIQPELIESLGQSDNILREIYRKGKSDGVINGSFAQFAAEYQRSVGQNKSAIADAATQLIRREVAKWPDKLCMQYGVVCLSAVRDCELMWAHYAQYHRGLVVELDISGLPDVDLRLVHYSQDRPTLDLSVVQDAQLVAEAGDRLLWTKSIKWKYEREWRAKIPKRCLETDGAVDTSSVYLLLPPEAIRSVIIGIRTNEDLRDRVVRAMDTPDLKHASCLQACMHETDFKIVIHKLKPGDN
- a CDS encoding haloacid dehalogenase-like hydrolase; the encoded protein is MKQRNPIIAICYDFDGTLSPGNVQEYGFLPGLGDKAKTFWAESNELAKKENADPILTYMLYMIQKAAEADIGTRKTDFEGYGKTVKFFDGVKTWFSRIKKYGAKHGIAIEHYIVSSGLREMIQGTSIGDEFEKIYACFYMYDNNDVAKWPAVAVNYTTKTQFLFRINKGIADDSDNKKINKFIPEHKRRIPFAQIIYIGDGETDVPCMKLVKDKGGHSIAVYDPLKPDKQNESEKLLRDKRVNYVAPADYSKGKRLDLLVSAIIDKILADSTLCRLDAQIEERNMGNLDAEVSTPELPISTTEHKS